Proteins from a single region of Apostichopus japonicus isolate 1M-3 chromosome 21, ASM3797524v1, whole genome shotgun sequence:
- the LOC139963238 gene encoding splicing factor 3A subunit 3-like isoform X2 has product MDIMHKEQIDSDHRSKKLLDRFTESSSQLTDLYEDKDGMRKEELQALSGPNEFQEFYSRLKMIKEFHKKHPNEISVPMSIEFEAMSLERENAEEEGATAASEVDFTSEEGYGKYLDLHECYVKYTNLKGIDGESIDYVTYLTLFDRLFEIPKERKSADYKRYLEMLMTYLRNYTARVKPLLDQSEEMDKVKQNFDAQWDTGTFPGWPKEAASAMAQGGAHLDLSAFSSSEELASLGLDRLKSALMALGLKCGGTLEERALRLFGTKGIPLDQLDPDLFTKSKPGKGVKDNSARQRAIALLEAKAYFYTELLGEQRMATKENVQRKQARTDAEREDDEEEQFSDSDSDDDEDEVIYNPKNLPLGWDGKPIPYWLYKLHGLNISYSCEICGNQTYRGPKAFQRHFAEWRHAHGMRCLGIPNTAHFANITLIEDALALWEKLKVSKASERWQPDTEEEFEDSTGNVVNKKTYEDLKRQGLL; this is encoded by the exons AATGAGGAAAGAGGAACTACAGGCTCTGTCTGGACCAAATGAATTTCAGGAGTTTTACAGCCGTCTTAAGATGATAAAAGAGTTCCATAAGAAACATCCAAATGAG ATATCTGTGCCGATGTCTATAGAATTTGAAGCTATGAGTTTAGAGAGGGAAAATGCTGAAGAAGAAGGAGCCACGGCAGCCAGTGAGGTGGATTTTACCAGCGAGGAGGGTTACGGGAAGTACCTTGACTTACATGAATGTTACGTCAAGTACACAAACCTGAAGGGGATCGACGGAGAG AGCATAGACTATGTCACCTACCTGACTCTTTTTGATCGCCTTTTTGAAATTCCAAAAGAGAGGAAATCAGCTGATTACAAAAG GTATCTTGAAATGCTTATGACCTACCTACGCAACTATACAGCTAGAGTCAAACCTCTCTTAGATCAAAGCGAAGAAATGGACAAGGTCAAACAGAATTTTGATGCCCAATGGGATACCGGAACCTTTCCAGGCTGGCCG AAAGAAGCTGCTAGTGCTATGGCCCAAGGAGGAGCTCATCTTGATCTCTCAGCTTTCTCTTCATCTGAG GAGTTAGCTTCTCTTGGCCTGGACAGGCTGAAATCAGCTTTGATGGCATTAGGCCTGAAGTGTGGAGGCACATTGGAAGAGAGGGCATTGAGACTGTTTGGAACCAAAGGAATTCCTCTGGACCAGCTAGACCCTGATCTATTCACAAAAAGTAAACCAGGGAAAGGTGTGAAGGATAACAGTGCCAGACAGAGGGCCATTGCTCTACTGGAAGCTAAAGCATACTTCTACACGGAACTTCTTGGT GAACAAAGAATGGCCACCAAGGAGAATGTCCAGAGGAAGCAAGCAAGAACTGATGCAGAGAGAGAGGATGATGAAGAAGAGCAGTTCAGTGATTCagacagtgatgatgatgaggatgaggtCATCTACAACCCAAAGAATCTGCCTCTTGGTTGGGATGGAAAG CCTATACCGTACTGGTTGTATAAACTTCACGGTTTGAATATTTCCTATTCGTGTGAAATATGTGGCAACCAAACATACAGAGGACCAAAGGCATTCCAAAGGCACTTTGCT GAATGGCGCCATGCTCACGGAATGAGATGTCTGGGTATTCCAAATACAGCtcattttgcaaacattacCCTTATAGAAGATGCCTTAGCAT TGTGGGAAAAGTTGAAAGTCTCTAAAGCATCTGAGAGGTGGCAACCCGATACAGAG GAAGAATTTGAGGATTCAACAGGAAATGTTGTGAACAAGAAGACCTATGAGGATCTGAAAAGACAGGGCTTGTTGTAA